A region of Chitinivorax sp. B DNA encodes the following proteins:
- the sdhA gene encoding succinate dehydrogenase flavoprotein subunit — protein sequence MAVAIRQFDAVIVGGGGAGLRAALQLSEAGLKTVVLSKVFPTRSHTVAAQGGISAALGNVQEDKWEWHMYDTVKGSDWLGDQDAIEFMTRNAIDAVIELEHFGMPFDRVDSGRIYQRPFGGHTANFGKTPVQRACAAADRTGHAMLHTLYQRNVRAKTQFFVEWMALDLIRDSEGDVVGVTALEMETGEIMILHAKAVLFATGGAGRIFAASTNAFINTGDGLGMVARAGIPLEDMEFWQFHPTGVAGAGVLITEGVRGEGGILLNANGERFMERYAPNLKDLAPRDFVSRCMALEVLEGRGAGKEKDHVLLKLDHLGPDIIKQRLPSIREIAIKFAGVDPIKEPIPVIPTCHYQMGGIPTNYLGEVIVPKGENPEARVNGFYAAGECACASVHGANRLGTNSLLDLVVFGKSAGNSMVDFIRKERSSHKPLPVNAADFSLSRVARIDSQVGGEEVSFVRTEMQKVVQARAGVFRTDKNLGLGVTEIKQVAERAKRTQIQDKSKVFNMARVEALELENLIEVAVATLVSAEARKESRGAHAHDDYPERDDANWTKHTLYYAADRSLTYKPVHTQPLTVEHIPPIKRTF from the coding sequence ATGGCCGTCGCTATTCGTCAATTTGATGCAGTCATCGTTGGCGGTGGTGGTGCTGGCCTGCGCGCCGCGCTGCAACTGTCTGAGGCCGGTCTGAAGACCGTTGTCTTGTCCAAGGTATTCCCTACTCGCTCCCATACCGTTGCTGCACAAGGTGGTATCTCTGCCGCTTTGGGTAACGTGCAGGAGGATAAATGGGAATGGCACATGTACGACACCGTGAAAGGATCGGACTGGCTGGGTGACCAAGATGCCATCGAATTCATGACCCGTAATGCGATTGACGCGGTCATTGAGCTGGAACACTTCGGCATGCCGTTTGATCGTGTTGATTCCGGCCGAATTTATCAGCGCCCGTTCGGTGGTCATACCGCCAATTTTGGCAAGACCCCAGTTCAACGCGCCTGTGCTGCTGCTGACCGGACTGGTCATGCCATGTTGCATACCCTGTATCAACGTAACGTTCGTGCCAAGACACAGTTCTTTGTCGAGTGGATGGCATTGGATCTGATCCGCGACAGCGAAGGTGACGTGGTGGGGGTGACTGCGCTGGAAATGGAAACCGGCGAAATCATGATCCTGCATGCCAAGGCTGTGTTGTTTGCAACGGGTGGTGCGGGGCGAATCTTCGCGGCATCGACCAACGCATTCATCAACACTGGTGATGGCTTGGGTATGGTTGCCCGTGCAGGCATCCCACTGGAAGACATGGAATTCTGGCAATTCCACCCAACCGGTGTGGCAGGTGCAGGTGTATTGATCACTGAAGGTGTGCGCGGTGAAGGCGGTATTCTGTTGAATGCCAATGGTGAACGTTTCATGGAACGTTATGCGCCAAACCTGAAAGACTTGGCACCACGTGACTTCGTTTCCCGCTGTATGGCACTGGAAGTGCTGGAAGGCCGTGGCGCCGGTAAGGAAAAAGACCACGTACTGCTGAAACTGGATCACCTGGGCCCGGACATCATCAAGCAGCGTCTGCCTTCGATCCGTGAAATCGCGATCAAATTCGCTGGCGTCGATCCGATCAAAGAACCGATCCCCGTTATCCCGACTTGTCACTACCAGATGGGTGGTATCCCAACCAATTATCTGGGTGAAGTGATTGTGCCAAAGGGTGAAAATCCGGAAGCGCGAGTTAATGGTTTCTATGCGGCAGGCGAGTGTGCATGTGCTTCAGTGCATGGTGCCAACCGCCTGGGTACCAATTCGTTGCTCGATCTGGTCGTATTTGGCAAATCAGCAGGCAATAGCATGGTCGACTTTATCCGTAAGGAGCGTTCAAGCCATAAGCCGTTGCCGGTAAACGCAGCGGACTTCAGTTTGTCGCGCGTAGCCCGTATTGATTCGCAGGTCGGTGGTGAAGAAGTCTCCTTCGTGCGTACTGAAATGCAAAAAGTAGTTCAGGCTCGCGCAGGCGTATTCCGTACCGACAAGAACTTGGGTCTTGGTGTGACAGAGATCAAGCAAGTGGCTGAACGTGCCAAGCGTACGCAGATCCAGGACAAGAGCAAAGTCTTCAACATGGCGCGTGTTGAAGCGCTGGAACTTGAGAATCTGATCGAGGTCGCAGTGGCTACCCTAGTATCGGCTGAAGCACGTAAGGAGTCCCGTGGTGCGCACGCACATGACGATTACCCTGAACGTGACGATGCCAACTGGACGAAGCACACGCTGTACTACGCTGCGGATCGTAGCCTGACGTACAAGCCGGTGCACACGCAGCCATTGACAGTCGAGCACATTCCGCCGATCAAGCGGACGTTCTAA
- a CDS encoding succinate dehydrogenase assembly factor 2, protein MDRIRWRSRRGLLELDLMLEKFMARWLDRLSPEELESYKDLLFLPDNDLLDMANGITDHPDERLQAILQKIRDC, encoded by the coding sequence ATGGATCGTATCCGTTGGCGTTCACGGCGGGGATTGCTGGAGCTGGATCTGATGCTGGAGAAGTTTATGGCTCGGTGGCTGGACAGGCTATCCCCAGAGGAATTGGAGTCCTACAAGGATCTCCTGTTTCTACCGGATAACGATTTGCTGGATATGGCAAATGGTATCACCGACCACCCGGATGAGCGCTTGCAGGCAATTCTCCAAAAAATCAGAGATTGCTGA
- the gltA gene encoding citrate synthase, with product MENRKITLTYNDGKDTQEFPVLPGTLGPDVVDIRAFSKTGMFTFDPGFLATAACESQITFIDGDLGQLYYRGYPIEQLAEHSDYLESCYLLLNGELPTAKQKEDFDYMVLRHTMLHDQIHNFFRGFRRDAHPMAVMVGVVGALSAFYHDSLDINDPHHREVSAFRLIAKVPTIAAQAYRYSKGLPFSYPKAGLSYAENFLHMMFSTPVSEYKVNPVLAKALDRIFILHADHEQNASTSTVRLAGSSGANPFACIAAGIACLWGPSHGGANEAVLKMLDEIGSVENVPAFMEGVKNKTHKLMGFGHRVYKNMDPRAKIMKQTCDEVLAELGLHNDPKFKLAMELEKIALEDPYFIERKLYPNVDFYSGIVLSAIGIPVAMFTPIFALARTVGWIAHWSEMISDPGMKIGRPRQLYTGAQRRDYVQLDARK from the coding sequence ATGGAAAACCGCAAAATCACGCTGACCTACAACGACGGAAAAGACACGCAAGAGTTTCCGGTGCTGCCAGGCACATTGGGTCCGGACGTTGTTGATATCCGTGCTTTCTCCAAAACCGGCATGTTCACGTTTGACCCCGGCTTTTTGGCGACCGCTGCATGTGAATCCCAGATCACCTTCATTGATGGTGATCTTGGGCAGCTTTACTACCGCGGTTACCCAATTGAGCAATTGGCAGAGCACAGTGATTACCTCGAAAGCTGCTACCTACTGCTGAATGGCGAATTGCCTACCGCCAAGCAGAAGGAAGACTTCGATTACATGGTGCTGCGTCATACCATGTTGCACGACCAGATTCACAATTTCTTCCGTGGTTTCCGTCGCGACGCACACCCGATGGCGGTGATGGTAGGGGTAGTGGGGGCGTTGTCCGCGTTCTACCATGATTCGCTGGACATCAACGATCCGCACCACCGCGAAGTATCGGCTTTCCGACTGATCGCCAAGGTGCCGACCATTGCTGCACAAGCTTACCGCTACAGCAAAGGCTTGCCGTTCTCTTATCCGAAAGCGGGCCTGAGCTATGCGGAAAACTTCCTGCACATGATGTTCTCCACGCCGGTGTCTGAGTACAAGGTAAATCCGGTGCTGGCCAAGGCGTTGGATCGTATCTTCATCCTGCATGCCGATCACGAACAGAATGCGTCTACATCGACGGTACGTCTGGCAGGTTCGTCAGGTGCCAACCCGTTTGCATGTATTGCTGCTGGTATCGCTTGCCTGTGGGGTCCGTCGCATGGTGGTGCGAACGAAGCGGTTCTGAAAATGCTGGACGAAATCGGCTCGGTCGAAAACGTGCCTGCATTCATGGAAGGCGTGAAGAACAAGACCCACAAGCTGATGGGCTTTGGTCACCGCGTTTACAAGAACATGGACCCACGCGCCAAGATCATGAAGCAGACTTGTGACGAAGTGCTGGCCGAATTGGGTCTGCACAACGATCCGAAGTTCAAGCTGGCGATGGAATTGGAAAAGATTGCGTTGGAAGATCCATACTTCATCGAACGCAAGCTGTACCCGAACGTCGATTTCTACTCCGGTATCGTGCTGTCCGCAATCGGTATTCCGGTTGCCATGTTCACGCCGATCTTCGCATTGGCGCGTACTGTTGGTTGGATTGCACACTGGAGCGAGATGATTTCCGATCCGGGCATGAAGATTGGTCGTCCGCGCCAGTTGTACACCGGCGCACAGCGCCGCGATTACGTGCAGCTCGACGCACGTAAGTAA
- a CDS encoding succinate dehydrogenase iron-sulfur subunit, with the protein MKVKFSIYRYNPDVDAKPYMQDYDIDLEPSDKKLLDALMRLRNVDDTLSFRRSCREGVCGSDAMNINGKNGLACITDVATLKQPIELRPLPGMPVIRDLIVDMTQFFNQYNSIKPYVQNDEPAPQRERLQSPEERKELDGLYECILCACCSTSCPSFWWNPDKFVGPAGLLAAYRFIADTRDRATAERLDNLEDPYRLFRCHTIMNCVDVCPKELNPTRAIGKIKELMVKRAV; encoded by the coding sequence ATGAAAGTCAAATTCAGCATTTACCGTTACAATCCAGATGTCGATGCCAAGCCATATATGCAGGACTATGACATTGATCTGGAGCCTTCCGACAAGAAGTTGCTCGATGCGTTAATGCGCCTGAGAAATGTCGATGATACGCTAAGTTTCCGCCGTTCATGCCGCGAAGGTGTGTGTGGTTCTGATGCAATGAACATCAACGGCAAGAATGGCCTGGCTTGTATTACCGATGTGGCTACATTGAAGCAACCGATTGAGTTGCGTCCGTTGCCGGGTATGCCGGTCATCCGCGACCTGATCGTGGACATGACCCAATTCTTTAATCAATACAATTCGATCAAACCTTACGTACAAAACGACGAACCGGCTCCGCAGCGCGAACGCCTCCAGTCGCCAGAAGAACGTAAGGAGCTGGATGGCCTGTACGAGTGTATCTTGTGCGCGTGCTGTTCGACCTCATGCCCGTCGTTCTGGTGGAATCCGGACAAGTTTGTTGGCCCGGCTGGCCTGCTTGCGGCGTATCGCTTCATTGCCGATACACGTGATCGAGCAACCGCGGAGCGTCTCGACAACCTGGAAGATCCATATCGCCTGTTCCGCTGTCATACCATCATGAACTGCGTGGATGTTTGCCCGAAAGAGCTGAATCCGACACGCGCGATCGGCAAGATCAAGGAATTGATGGTGAAGCGTGCAGTGTAA